Proteins from a genomic interval of Rosa chinensis cultivar Old Blush chromosome 2, RchiOBHm-V2, whole genome shotgun sequence:
- the LOC112187080 gene encoding transcription factor MYBS3, whose translation MGRKCSHCGNMGHNSRTCTNFRGSSTAGFVGTTPHGFRLFGVQVHHHDHMSSSVSSFNAMDMMMKKSFSMDCLPTSSASSSSPSSSRISIDNENSDHHKASIGYVSDGLICRAQDRKKGVPWTEEEHRTFLMGLEKLGKGDWRGISRNYVTTRTPTQVASHAQKYFLRQATLTKKKRRSSLFDMFGSNGRNPQSQPSSIDQAHCVNNIPTTPQSQSNIQLQLSTTTTSAAQNLKPSVHQQKPADYSSSTPPLGSIRDPDRAMPGWIYGLIDSQLKYSNAASSSKPSTSNIPPPPPPPSVVPDHLELTLAAPVVRPLDLDQNRSSSSSSPTSGPLLNIGPISVT comes from the exons ATGGGCAGAAAGTGCTCACATTGTGGAAACATGGGCCATAATTCAAGGACCTGTACAAATTTCAGAGGCAGTTCCACTGCTGGTTTTGTTGGTACTACTCCTCATGGATTCAGGCTCTTCGGTGTTCAAGTTCATCATCATGATCATATGTCATCTTCAGTATCTTCTTTTAATGCCATGGAcatgatgatgaagaaaagcTTTAGCATGGATTGCTTGCCCACATCTTCAGCCTCATCATCATCCCCATCCTCTTCAAGGATATCcattgataatgaaaattctgATCATCACAAAGCCTCCATTGGTTATGTCTCTGATGGCCTCATATGTCGTGCCCAAGACAGGAAAAAGG GAGTTCCGTGGACAGAAGAGGAGCACAGAACATTTCTGATGGGGCTTGAGAAGTTAGGGAAGGGCGACTGGAGAGGAATCTCTAGGAACTATGTGACCACAAGAACACCAACTCAAGTTGCTAGTCATGCTCAGAAGTATTTTCTCAGGCAAGCAACCCTCACCAAGAAGAAGCGTCGTTCAAGCCTCTTCGATATG TTTGGGAGCAATGGCCGTAATCCACAATCCCAGCCAAGTAGTATCGATCAAGCTCATTGTGTTAACAATATTCCAACAACCCCACAAAGTCAAAGTAATATTCAGCTTCAACTTAGTACTACTACTACCTCAGCAGCCCAAAATCTAAAACCATCAGTTCATCAGCAAAAACCAGCTGACTACAGCAGTTCTACTCCTCCTTTAGGCAGTATACGTGATCCTGATCGCGCTATGCCTGGATGGATTTACGGGTTGATCGATTCCCAGCTGAAATATTCAAATGCAGCTTCATCATCAAAACCCAGCACTAGTAAtattccaccaccaccaccaccaccatcagtaGTACCAGATCATCTAGAGCTGACGCTCGCTGCGCCGGTTGTTAGGCCTTTGGATTTGGATCAAAATAGatcgtcgtcgtcgtcttccCCGACATCTGGCCCTCTCCTCAATATTGGACCTATTAGTGTTACTTGA